Proteins encoded together in one Oreochromis aureus strain Israel breed Guangdong linkage group 23, ZZ_aureus, whole genome shotgun sequence window:
- the LOC116318485 gene encoding splicing factor U2AF 35 kDa subunit, with amino-acid sequence MAEYLASIFGTEKDKVNCSFYFKIGACRHGDRCSRLHNKPTFSQTILIQNIYRNPQNSAQTADASRCAVSDVEMQEHYDEFFEEVFTEMEEKYGEVEEMNVCDNLGDHLVGNVYVKFRHEEDAEKAVMDLNNRWFNGQPIHAELSPVTDFREACCRQYEMGECTRGGFCNFMHLKPISRELRRELYGRRRKRHRSRSRSRERRSRSRDRRRDRERRRSRDRERSGRF; translated from the exons ATGGCGGAGTACCTGGCATCCATTTTCGGTACAGAGAAAGACAA ggtcaattGTTCCTTCTACTTTAAAATTGGAGCTTGCAGACATGGAGACCGCTGCTCGAGATTGCACAACAAACCAACCTTCAGCCAG ACCATCTTGATTCAGAACATCTACCGCAATCCTCAGAACAGTGCGCAGACAGCCGACGCTTCTCGCT GTGCCGTCAGCGATGTGGAAATGCAGGAGCACTACGATGAGTTCTTTGAG GAGGTGTTCACAGAGATGGAGGAAAAGTATGGAGAAGTGGAAGAGATGAACGTCTGCGATAACTTAGGCGATCACCTCGTCGGCAATGTCTATGTCAAG TTTCGTCATGAGGAGGATGCAGAGAAAGCCGTTATGGACCTGAACAACCGCTGGTTCAATGGCCAGCCCATCCACGCAGAGCTCTCCCCAGTCACTGACTTCAGGGAAGCCTGCTGCCGCCAGTATGAAATGGG AGAATGCACCCGAGGTGGTTTCTGCAACTTCATGCATCTGAAACCAATAtcgagggaactgaggagggaGCTGTACGGCCGCCGCAGGAAAAG GCACCGCTCACGGTCGCGCTCCCGGGAACGACGCTCCCGCTCCAGGGATCGACGGCGGGACCGCGAGAGGAGGAGGTCGAGGGATCGAGAACGCTCCGGAAGATTCTGA
- the LOC120436033 gene encoding B- and T-lymphocyte attenuator-like isoform X2 → MTGAFLSIMRPNRCWTILHVSILVGLLLTLNAQSDSDCSTEIRVRRNTVYNASAGQQLWINCPVIFCNDSPPTVTWYKVEETNVPVNVSSDSHIKTEWKHLKDSAGIFYLIFQNILRNDSGQYQCQVQGGRSMSHAITVNVYDHSEITTVTQNNVRVSTTSAPENTETLLLYVYSAAGIATFVIIVIIISVISMRGCKGKPKKDSQAENQYMEIPMVERPLPQPSLEPSQRGSPSVVPSRRSTKRKAPPRQPNELRSSRDNEQAYGPSHVDRERQRNRVEEESGSVVYAALNHGLPQRAHRPRMEVEETSEYAAIRLG, encoded by the exons ATGACGGGAGCTTTTCTCAGCATCATGAGGCCTAATCGATGCTGGACCATCCTCCATGTGTCCATCTTGGTTGGGCTGCTCCTCACCTTAAATGCTCAGA GTGACTCTGACTGTTCCACAGAAATTAGAGTGCGTCGCAACACAGTTTATAATGCATCAGCTGGACAACAACTTTGGATTAATTGCCCAGTTATTTTTTGCAATGATTCACCACCAACAGTCACCTGGTATAAAGTTGAGGAAACTAATGTCCCCGTCAATGTCAGCAGTGACAGTCACATTAAAACAGAGTGGAAACATTTAAAAGACTCAGCAGGGATCTTCTATTTGATCTTCCAAAACATTCTCAGAAACGACTCTGGTCAGTATCAGTGTCAAGTTCAAGGTGGAAGGAGTATGAGTCATGCCATCACTGTCAATGTCTACG atcATAGTGAAATTACCACTGTTACACAGAATAATGTCAGAG TCAGCACAACTTCTGCTCCTGAAAATACAGAAACCTTGTTGCTGTACGTGTACTCTGCTGCTGGGATCGCCACATTCGTCATCATAGTCATAATCATATCAGTCATATCAATGCGAGGCTGTAAAG GGAAGCCAAAGAAGGACAGTCAAGCTGAAAATCAG TACATGGAGATCCCCATGGTGGAGCGACCTCTTCCACAACCCAGCTTGGAGCCCTCACAGAGAGGAAGCCCCTCTGTTGTGCCATCTCGGAGATCTACCAAGAGGAAAGCTCCACCAAGGCAGCCCAATGAGTTGAGATCATCAAGAGATAATGAGCAGGCTTATGGACCGAGTCATgtggacagagagagacagaggaacagagtgGAGGAGGAGAGCGGCTCTGTTGTGTATGCTGCTCTCAACCACGGGCTTCCTCAGCGGGCTCATCGGCCACGGATGGAGGTGGAGGAGACCTCAGAGTACGCAGCCATCCGTCTGGGATAA
- the LOC116318495 gene encoding B- and T-lymphocyte attenuator-like, with protein MSAMKHYSCRTILYSLIFTVLILTPDAQSDSDCSAEIRVRRNTVYNASAGQQLWINCPVIFCNDSPPTVSWYKVEETNVPVNVSSDSHIKTEWKHLKDSAGIFYLIFQNILRSDSGQYQCQSGRSMSHAITVSVYDHSEIITVTQNNVRVSTTSAPDNTETLLLYVYSAAGIATFVIIVIIISVISMRGCKGKPKKDSQAENQQMEIPMVDQFFSKVIFKHLERGSPSALRSRRCNKGRTPSMQHIEMTLSTDYEEAY; from the exons ATGTCTGCCATGAAACATTACTCGTGCAGGACCATCCTATATTCGCTGATCTTCACAGTCCTCATCCTCACTCCAGATGCTCAGA GTGACTCTGACTGTTCTGCAGAAATTAGAGTGCGTCGCAACACAGTTTATAATGCATCAGCTGGACAACAACTTTGGATTAATTGCCCAGTTATTTTTTGCAATGATTCACCACCAACAGTCTCCTGGTATAAAGTTGAGGAAACTAATGTCCCCGTCAATGTCAGCAGTGACAGTCACATTAAAACAGAGTGGAAACATTTAAAAGACTCAGCAGGGATCTTCTATTTGATCTTCCAAAACATTCTCAGAAGTGACTCTGGTCAGTATCAGTGTCAAAGTGGAAGGAGTATGAGTCATGCCATCACTGTCAGTGTCTATG aTCATAGTGAAATTATCACTGTTACACAGAATAATGTCAGAG tcagCACGACTTCTGCTCCTGACAACACAGAAACCTTGTTGCTGTACGTGTACTCTGCTGCTGGGATCGCCACATTCGTCATCATAGTCATAATCATATCTGTCATATCAATGCGAGGCTGTAAAG GGAAACCAAAGAAGGACAGTCAAGCTGAAAATCAG CAGATGGAGATCCCCATGGTGGATCAATTCTTTTCAAAAGTCATCTTCAAGCACTTGGAAAGAGGAAGCCCCTCTGCTCTGCGATCTCGGAGATGTAACAAGGGAAGAACACCATCAATGCAACACATTGAGATGACATTATCAACAGATTATGAGGAGGCATATTGA
- the LOC120436033 gene encoding B- and T-lymphocyte attenuator-like isoform X1, which translates to MTGAFLSIMRPNRCWTILHVSILVGLLLTLNAQSASFTTGIKNQSNNTKGDSDCSTEIRVRRNTVYNASAGQQLWINCPVIFCNDSPPTVTWYKVEETNVPVNVSSDSHIKTEWKHLKDSAGIFYLIFQNILRNDSGQYQCQVQGGRSMSHAITVNVYDHSEITTVTQNNVRVSTTSAPENTETLLLYVYSAAGIATFVIIVIIISVISMRGCKGKPKKDSQAENQYMEIPMVERPLPQPSLEPSQRGSPSVVPSRRSTKRKAPPRQPNELRSSRDNEQAYGPSHVDRERQRNRVEEESGSVVYAALNHGLPQRAHRPRMEVEETSEYAAIRLG; encoded by the exons ATGACGGGAGCTTTTCTCAGCATCATGAGGCCTAATCGATGCTGGACCATCCTCCATGTGTCCATCTTGGTTGGGCTGCTCCTCACCTTAAATGCTCAGA GTGCGTCTTTTACAACAGGAATCAAAAATCAATCAAATAACACAAAag GTGACTCTGACTGTTCCACAGAAATTAGAGTGCGTCGCAACACAGTTTATAATGCATCAGCTGGACAACAACTTTGGATTAATTGCCCAGTTATTTTTTGCAATGATTCACCACCAACAGTCACCTGGTATAAAGTTGAGGAAACTAATGTCCCCGTCAATGTCAGCAGTGACAGTCACATTAAAACAGAGTGGAAACATTTAAAAGACTCAGCAGGGATCTTCTATTTGATCTTCCAAAACATTCTCAGAAACGACTCTGGTCAGTATCAGTGTCAAGTTCAAGGTGGAAGGAGTATGAGTCATGCCATCACTGTCAATGTCTACG atcATAGTGAAATTACCACTGTTACACAGAATAATGTCAGAG TCAGCACAACTTCTGCTCCTGAAAATACAGAAACCTTGTTGCTGTACGTGTACTCTGCTGCTGGGATCGCCACATTCGTCATCATAGTCATAATCATATCAGTCATATCAATGCGAGGCTGTAAAG GGAAGCCAAAGAAGGACAGTCAAGCTGAAAATCAG TACATGGAGATCCCCATGGTGGAGCGACCTCTTCCACAACCCAGCTTGGAGCCCTCACAGAGAGGAAGCCCCTCTGTTGTGCCATCTCGGAGATCTACCAAGAGGAAAGCTCCACCAAGGCAGCCCAATGAGTTGAGATCATCAAGAGATAATGAGCAGGCTTATGGACCGAGTCATgtggacagagagagacagaggaacagagtgGAGGAGGAGAGCGGCTCTGTTGTGTATGCTGCTCTCAACCACGGGCTTCCTCAGCGGGCTCATCGGCCACGGATGGAGGTGGAGGAGACCTCAGAGTACGCAGCCATCCGTCTGGGATAA